A stretch of Geomonas oryzisoli DNA encodes these proteins:
- a CDS encoding PAS domain S-box protein, whose product MGEARTKNLKVVLALLLPFLACAVQWLLWNFLQPFAYFLFYPTVFLSSRLAGRRAGVAATVISALLAVYLFIPPHSSFRLESSQLLSVLIFVVVGILFAFSEQRLRQARGRETDARREAHSSGVQLHEAQAKLLEMERTLAEERLQEKEELFRIMFMESSVGKAQLDPDTGRFLKVNTSFCRMTGYREADLLEMDLVGVTHPDDRAACRDALGSLSVNGLTAVQAELSLLRGDGASVYCQATLNLLHGRGAQGDSILAMLQDVSGRRRAEEALLRSEEKFSRAFSGNPAAIVMSRFEDGAILEVNETWETLTGYDWAEVVGKPGRHMWPDPKAVQRFLAQLRETGTVRGWEQEFYRKDGKIFVAQLSSQLLPVAGEQVVLSTLVDITRLKQAEAALRDSESRFRAIFDHAPVAIGIGPVDDGRLIDVNPAWLRLFGFQREEVIGRSTMDLGIYLNTEARDRILASLRQGQSSHQELQLRRKSGEVIDVLYAADVLELNGVACLLVLLSDVTVQKQAERALQKSRHDYQHLFQNMLEGFASCRMVWDAAGLPEDFVFLNVNSAMLALTGLEQLAGIRASQVIPGVRTSCAELLNACARVARAGQSEHLESFIAPLEQWYAVSLYSVESGYFVALCSNITARKREETRRNATVELLRICNEARNLNELMSRTALFFRELTGCQAVGIRLCAGDDYPYYQTVGLPEDFLGAEDALWYRDDQGRRALRCLCGDVISGLLGASDGSTPHGSYWTSSGIAVPPGRPGGRCHAEAFQSFALLPFRANGKIIGLFQFSDRTAGLMSAEKVALYEDLIDYIAISFSKLKADEALLEASQYNEQVIAGAQEGIIVYDQELRCQVWNPYMEQFTGILAQEILGRHPQEFIPALVESGIVELLAKALKGEESRPVDMRFSVEKTGRSGWVTDTRAPLRDAQGEIIGVIATVRDITAEHRLEEQLRQAQKMEAVGLLAGGVAHDFNNVLQVIMGYCSLLAADPKLDDQQKGEVEQILVSAERAAQLTKGLLAFSRKQVMEPRRVNLCDIVQHVQKFLVRIIGEDITLKVVHCPKTELPVIADSGHIEQVLINLATNARDAMSSGGELTVEAEVVEVEEPTETQFGHREPGSYACVIMTDTGSGMDEATRNRIFEPFFTTKEVGKGTGLGMAIVYGIVKQHGGFINVYSEPGRGTTFRIYLPLAKEGTTEPTGQAELPPPRGGTETLLLAEDDVEVRKLLVTVLTRFGYRVIEAADGQQAVELFAVHRDNIALVVMDLIMPRKNGMEAGGEIVQLKPGTRILYSSGYTSDFMERRGILEQGIQLITKPVQPVQLLRKVREMLDA is encoded by the coding sequence GTGGGCGAAGCCAGGACAAAGAACCTGAAGGTCGTACTGGCGCTTCTGCTCCCATTTTTGGCCTGCGCGGTACAGTGGCTTCTCTGGAATTTTCTGCAGCCTTTCGCCTATTTTCTCTTCTATCCAACCGTTTTTCTGAGCTCCCGGCTGGCAGGCAGGCGTGCAGGTGTCGCGGCTACCGTGATCTCGGCACTCCTCGCCGTCTACCTTTTCATCCCGCCGCATTCCTCGTTCCGGCTCGAGAGTAGCCAACTGCTGTCCGTACTGATCTTCGTGGTCGTCGGGATCTTGTTCGCATTCTCCGAGCAGCGCCTGCGGCAGGCACGCGGCCGCGAAACCGATGCACGCAGGGAGGCGCACAGTTCCGGGGTGCAACTGCACGAGGCGCAGGCCAAGCTCCTGGAAATGGAGCGGACACTGGCAGAGGAACGGCTGCAGGAAAAAGAGGAACTGTTCCGCATCATGTTCATGGAGTCGAGCGTCGGTAAGGCTCAACTGGACCCGGATACCGGCCGGTTCCTCAAGGTGAACACCTCTTTTTGCCGCATGACAGGTTATCGGGAGGCCGACCTGCTTGAGATGGATCTGGTGGGGGTGACCCACCCGGATGACCGGGCCGCCTGCCGCGACGCCCTCGGAAGCCTCTCTGTAAACGGGCTCACCGCGGTACAGGCGGAACTGAGCCTGCTGAGGGGGGACGGCGCGTCGGTGTATTGTCAGGCAACCCTCAACCTCCTGCACGGACGGGGGGCGCAGGGTGATTCGATACTGGCGATGCTCCAGGACGTTTCCGGCCGCCGCAGGGCGGAAGAGGCCCTGCTCAGGTCGGAAGAGAAATTTTCCCGCGCCTTTTCCGGGAACCCGGCGGCCATCGTCATGTCCCGCTTTGAGGACGGCGCGATCCTGGAGGTGAACGAGACCTGGGAGACCCTGACCGGCTATGACTGGGCAGAGGTGGTGGGCAAGCCGGGGCGTCACATGTGGCCCGACCCGAAAGCGGTACAGCGCTTTTTGGCGCAACTGCGCGAGACCGGAACGGTCAGGGGGTGGGAGCAGGAGTTTTACCGCAAAGACGGCAAAATATTCGTTGCCCAGCTCTCCTCGCAGCTCCTTCCCGTCGCAGGGGAGCAGGTCGTTCTCTCGACGCTGGTCGATATTACGCGGCTCAAGCAGGCGGAGGCGGCGCTCAGGGACAGCGAAAGCCGGTTCAGAGCCATCTTCGATCACGCCCCGGTGGCGATTGGCATCGGCCCCGTCGACGACGGGCGGCTCATAGATGTGAATCCCGCCTGGCTACGGCTTTTCGGGTTCCAGCGGGAGGAGGTGATCGGCCGGTCCACGATGGATCTCGGCATCTACCTGAACACGGAGGCGCGGGACCGGATTCTCGCGTCGCTGCGGCAGGGACAGAGCTCCCACCAGGAACTGCAACTCAGGCGCAAATCGGGGGAGGTGATCGATGTTCTCTATGCGGCTGACGTGCTGGAGCTCAACGGCGTAGCCTGCTTGCTGGTCCTTCTAAGCGACGTGACGGTGCAGAAACAAGCGGAGCGGGCCCTGCAAAAGAGCAGGCACGATTACCAGCACCTGTTTCAGAACATGCTGGAGGGGTTCGCGTCCTGCCGTATGGTCTGGGATGCGGCGGGCCTCCCCGAGGATTTCGTCTTCCTGAACGTGAACAGCGCGATGCTTGCTCTGACCGGCCTGGAACAGCTGGCGGGGATACGGGCCTCCCAGGTGATCCCCGGGGTGCGCACCTCCTGCGCCGAGTTGCTCAATGCCTGTGCCAGAGTGGCCCGGGCGGGGCAGTCGGAGCACCTGGAGAGCTTCATCGCCCCGCTGGAGCAGTGGTATGCAGTTTCGCTCTACAGCGTCGAATCGGGCTACTTCGTCGCCCTGTGCAGCAACATTACCGCACGAAAGCGCGAGGAGACGCGCCGCAACGCGACGGTCGAGCTGTTGCGCATCTGCAACGAGGCCCGGAACCTGAACGAGCTCATGTCGCGTACGGCGCTGTTTTTCCGCGAGCTGACCGGGTGCCAGGCCGTCGGCATCCGTCTGTGCGCGGGCGACGACTATCCCTACTACCAGACCGTGGGGCTGCCGGAGGACTTTCTCGGGGCAGAAGACGCGCTATGGTACCGCGACGACCAGGGGCGCCGGGCGCTGCGCTGCCTGTGCGGCGACGTCATCAGCGGGCTTTTGGGGGCCAGCGACGGGAGCACGCCGCACGGCAGCTACTGGACATCGAGCGGGATAGCTGTGCCGCCGGGGAGACCGGGAGGCCGCTGCCACGCGGAAGCGTTCCAGTCGTTTGCCCTGCTCCCTTTTCGCGCCAATGGCAAGATCATCGGCCTGTTTCAGTTCAGCGACCGGACGGCGGGGCTCATGTCCGCAGAAAAGGTCGCGTTGTACGAGGACCTGATCGACTACATCGCCATCTCCTTCTCCAAGCTCAAGGCGGACGAGGCGCTGCTCGAGGCGAGCCAGTACAACGAACAGGTGATAGCGGGCGCCCAGGAGGGGATCATCGTCTACGACCAGGAACTGCGCTGCCAGGTCTGGAACCCCTACATGGAGCAGTTTACCGGGATCCTGGCTCAAGAGATCCTGGGGCGGCATCCCCAGGAGTTCATCCCGGCCCTGGTGGAGAGCGGCATCGTGGAGCTGCTGGCCAAGGCACTAAAGGGGGAGGAGTCGCGGCCGGTCGACATGCGCTTCAGCGTTGAAAAGACCGGGCGCTCCGGCTGGGTGACGGACACCCGCGCCCCCCTGCGCGACGCACAGGGGGAGATCATTGGCGTGATCGCAACCGTGCGCGACATCACGGCAGAGCACCGCCTGGAAGAGCAGCTTCGGCAGGCGCAGAAGATGGAGGCGGTGGGGCTGCTGGCAGGCGGCGTGGCGCACGATTTCAATAACGTGCTGCAGGTGATCATGGGATACTGTTCGCTCCTTGCCGCCGACCCGAAGCTCGACGACCAGCAAAAAGGAGAGGTGGAGCAGATCCTGGTTTCGGCTGAGCGGGCGGCCCAGCTCACCAAGGGGCTGTTGGCCTTCAGCCGCAAGCAGGTCATGGAGCCCAGGCGGGTCAACCTGTGCGACATCGTGCAGCACGTGCAGAAGTTCCTGGTGCGCATCATCGGGGAGGACATCACGCTAAAGGTGGTGCACTGCCCGAAGACGGAACTGCCGGTGATCGCCGACAGCGGGCACATCGAGCAGGTGCTGATCAACCTGGCCACCAACGCCCGGGACGCCATGTCCAGCGGCGGCGAGCTCACCGTCGAGGCGGAGGTGGTGGAGGTGGAGGAACCGACCGAAACGCAGTTCGGACACCGGGAGCCGGGCAGCTACGCCTGCGTCATCATGACCGATACCGGCAGCGGCATGGACGAGGCGACGCGCAACAGGATCTTCGAGCCCTTCTTCACCACCAAGGAGGTGGGCAAGGGGACCGGCCTTGGGATGGCCATCGTCTACGGCATCGTCAAGCAGCACGGCGGTTTCATCAACGTCTACAGCGAGCCGGGCCGGGGCACGACCTTCCGGATCTACCTGCCGCTGGCAAAGGAAGGGACCACCGAGCCGACCGGGCAGGCGGAGCTCCCGCCGCCGCGAGGCGGTACGGAAACCCTGCTGCTGGCCGAGGACGACGTGGAGGTGCGCAAGTTGCTGGTCACCGTCCTCACCAGGTTCGGCTACCGGGTCATAGAGGCAGCGGACGGCCAGCAGGCGGTGGAGCTCTTCGCTGTGCATCGCGACAACATCGCCCTCGTGGTGATGGACCTGATCATGCCCAGGAAGAACGGCATGGAGGCGGGGGGGGAGATCGTGCAGCTCAAACCGGGCACCAGGATCCTGTATTCCAGCGGGTATACCTCAGACTTCATGGAGCGGCGCGGCATTCTGGAACAGGGGATCCAGCTGATCACCAAGCCGGTGCAGCCGGTACAGCTTTTGAGAAAGGTGCGCGAGATGCTGGACGCCTGA
- a CDS encoding A/G-specific adenine glycosylase, which yields MHETVTMPAVAGFRHIILDYYRAHGRRLPWRETRDPYAILVSEIMLQQTQVERVREKYLQFLAVFPNWRELAEAELSRVLELWQGLGYNRRAVSLQSCARAVCEHFAGTLPHEVAQLESLPGIGPYTARAVATFAFDTATPFIETNIRSVFIHHFFADAEAVRDADILPLVELTLDRDNPRDWYYALMDYGAMLKRSGVNPSRKSAHHVRQSPFRGSNREQRSLILRAILAEPGIPLGRLEEQIPLVGKLLARNLEQLEREGFIRQERDRFWVR from the coding sequence ATGCATGAAACAGTAACGATGCCGGCAGTAGCTGGTTTCCGGCACATCATCCTGGATTACTACCGTGCCCACGGGCGGCGCCTTCCCTGGCGCGAGACCCGCGACCCCTACGCCATCCTCGTCTCCGAGATCATGCTGCAGCAGACCCAGGTGGAGCGGGTGCGCGAAAAGTACCTCCAGTTCCTGGCCGTGTTTCCTAACTGGCGGGAACTGGCCGAGGCGGAACTGTCCCGGGTGCTGGAGCTGTGGCAGGGGCTTGGGTACAACAGGCGCGCGGTTTCGCTTCAGTCGTGCGCCCGTGCCGTCTGCGAACACTTCGCGGGGACACTCCCGCACGAGGTGGCGCAACTCGAGTCGCTGCCGGGCATCGGCCCGTACACCGCCCGCGCCGTCGCCACCTTCGCCTTCGATACGGCCACTCCCTTCATCGAAACCAACATCCGTTCCGTTTTCATCCACCATTTTTTTGCCGATGCCGAGGCGGTGCGCGACGCGGACATCCTCCCCCTGGTGGAGCTCACCCTGGACCGGGATAACCCTCGTGACTGGTACTATGCACTGATGGATTACGGGGCCATGCTCAAGCGCAGCGGGGTCAATCCAAGCCGCAAGAGTGCGCATCACGTACGCCAATCGCCCTTTAGAGGCTCCAACCGGGAACAGCGCAGTTTGATCCTGAGGGCGATCCTGGCCGAGCCGGGGATCCCGCTGGGGCGGCTGGAGGAACAGATCCCCCTTGTGGGTAAACTGCTGGCGCGCAACCTCGAGCAGCTCGAGCGGGAGGGTTTCATCCGGCAGGAACGTGACAGATTTTGGGTCCGCTGA
- a CDS encoding TRL domain-containing protein produces MKRLGAVVLVLAGLCGCLPTHDLAKTLRYADNTPVGVENIKFLDLNQMKRGEACTFNIFYVIPLFGDGSILTAARKGGINNVELIGQTGTWYFPFSTDCTVVYGDKSAIIQRQKEPAK; encoded by the coding sequence ATGAAAAGGCTGGGGGCGGTAGTACTGGTACTGGCTGGTCTGTGCGGCTGTCTTCCTACCCACGACCTCGCAAAAACTCTGCGTTACGCAGACAACACACCGGTCGGAGTCGAAAACATCAAGTTCCTCGATCTGAATCAGATGAAACGAGGAGAGGCCTGTACCTTCAACATCTTCTATGTCATCCCCCTCTTCGGCGACGGCTCGATACTGACTGCAGCCAGAAAGGGTGGCATAAACAACGTCGAACTCATCGGCCAAACCGGCACCTGGTATTTCCCCTTCAGCACCGACTGTACCGTGGTCTACGGTGACAAGAGTGCCATCATTCAAAGACAGAAGGAACCCGCCAAGTAA
- a CDS encoding DMT family transporter has protein sequence METRFSPALSGALAMVVCGFLWSLAGLFIKILDWNPFLIAGLRSLIAFLFLFALVGTVRLKWSGALLGAALANAATMLLFVAANKTTTAANAILLQYLAPVFTAVFSVIFLKEHLYREQVLALFMTLVGMVVLFLDRLSPGQLVGNLMALTSAFTFSLMFIFTRMQKEGDPLQSFMASHAVAALVALSIALFLPMPVFTAKSVGSILILGVVQIGLAAFFFSYGIKRISAITANLLAVIEPVFNPVWVFLVLGEAPTANTLAGGALILGSVTLASLISARRVPKYS, from the coding sequence ATGGAAACCAGATTTTCACCTGCCCTCTCCGGCGCCCTCGCCATGGTCGTCTGCGGCTTTTTGTGGAGCCTCGCCGGACTGTTCATCAAGATCCTGGACTGGAATCCTTTTCTCATCGCCGGACTGAGGAGCCTGATCGCCTTCCTGTTCCTGTTCGCCCTGGTGGGCACCGTGCGTCTCAAGTGGTCCGGCGCGCTTCTCGGCGCCGCCCTCGCCAACGCGGCCACCATGCTCCTCTTCGTCGCCGCCAATAAGACCACCACCGCTGCCAACGCGATCCTGCTCCAGTACCTGGCCCCCGTGTTCACCGCCGTTTTCAGCGTGATCTTTCTGAAGGAGCACCTGTACCGCGAACAGGTGCTCGCCCTTTTCATGACCCTGGTCGGCATGGTGGTGCTGTTTCTGGACCGTCTCTCTCCGGGGCAGCTCGTCGGCAACCTTATGGCCCTCACCTCGGCCTTCACCTTCTCGCTCATGTTCATCTTCACCCGGATGCAAAAGGAGGGAGACCCGCTGCAGTCGTTCATGGCTTCCCACGCCGTGGCCGCGCTGGTCGCCCTCTCCATCGCCCTCTTCCTCCCCATGCCCGTCTTCACCGCCAAGTCCGTCGGCAGCATCCTCATCCTCGGCGTGGTGCAGATCGGCCTGGCCGCCTTCTTCTTTTCCTACGGCATAAAACGCATCTCGGCGATCACCGCCAACCTCCTCGCCGTCATCGAGCCGGTCTTCAACCCGGTGTGGGTCTTCCTGGTCCTCGGTGAAGCGCCTACCGCCAACACCCTGGCAGGGGGAGCGCTGATTCTGGGCTCCGTCACCCTCGCCAGCCTGATCAGCGCCCGCCGCGTGCCGAAATACTCCTGA
- a CDS encoding cation diffusion facilitator family transporter: protein MVSAEHDVLKRRAARVSVASNATLVVAKLTVGMITGSVSVLSEAVHSGVDLVAAGIAWYSVRESGKPADEDHHYGHGKIENVAGTIEAVLIFGAAFYIIWEAVQKLRTGVVEIEGLGLGAAVMAVSALANYLVSRHLLNVAAATDSVALEADALHLRTDVYTSAGVLGGLVAIKITGIPILDPIVAIVVALMIIKAAWDLTRSAFFHILDVKLPEEEEAVIHDVLEQYRDHLIEYHKLRTRKSGHIRYVDMHLVVPRQMTVEAAHTLSHEITAEIERRLPYSHILVHLEPCPGGCDRCTVDCHKLPAKQ from the coding sequence ATGGTTTCAGCGGAACACGACGTCTTGAAAAGGCGAGCGGCCAGGGTTTCGGTGGCATCGAATGCGACGCTGGTCGTTGCCAAGCTGACCGTCGGCATGATCACCGGCTCGGTGTCGGTGCTGTCCGAGGCGGTGCACTCCGGCGTCGATCTCGTGGCCGCCGGCATCGCCTGGTATTCGGTGCGCGAGTCCGGCAAGCCCGCGGACGAAGACCACCACTACGGGCACGGCAAGATCGAGAACGTCGCCGGCACCATCGAGGCCGTCCTTATCTTCGGCGCCGCCTTCTACATCATATGGGAGGCCGTGCAAAAGCTTCGCACCGGTGTGGTGGAAATCGAGGGGCTCGGGCTGGGTGCGGCGGTCATGGCCGTCTCGGCGCTCGCCAACTACCTGGTCTCCCGGCACCTGTTGAACGTCGCCGCCGCTACCGACTCGGTCGCGCTGGAAGCCGACGCCCTGCACCTGCGCACCGACGTCTACACCTCCGCCGGTGTCCTGGGCGGTCTCGTTGCCATAAAGATCACCGGGATCCCGATACTCGACCCGATCGTCGCCATCGTGGTCGCGCTCATGATCATCAAGGCCGCCTGGGACCTGACGAGGAGCGCCTTTTTCCACATACTGGACGTGAAACTGCCGGAAGAGGAAGAGGCGGTGATCCACGACGTGCTGGAGCAGTACCGCGATCACCTGATCGAGTACCACAAGCTGCGCACCCGCAAGTCCGGGCACATCCGCTACGTCGACATGCACCTCGTGGTCCCGCGCCAGATGACCGTGGAAGCCGCCCATACACTAAGCCACGAGATCACCGCCGAGATCGAGCGTCGTCTCCCCTACAGCCACATCCTGGTGCACCTCGAACCCTGCCCCGGCGGCTGCGACCGCTGCACCGTCGACTGCCACAAGCTTCCTGCAAAACAGTAA
- a CDS encoding AbrB/MazE/SpoVT family DNA-binding domain-containing protein — MVAKAQKWGNSLAVRLPKSIAAECGIEADSPVEITRQEGYIVIKPIVNKGLSLDALLDGINEENLHSEVSSGKPVGRELL, encoded by the coding sequence ATGGTAGCGAAAGCGCAAAAGTGGGGCAACAGCCTGGCAGTGCGTTTGCCGAAGTCAATAGCGGCAGAGTGTGGTATCGAAGCGGATTCCCCGGTAGAAATCACCAGGCAGGAGGGATACATAGTCATCAAGCCGATCGTTAACAAGGGTCTTTCGCTGGACGCCCTCCTTGATGGAATCAACGAGGAAAATCTGCATTCGGAGGTAAGTAGCGGAAAACCTGTCGGCAGGGAATTGCTATGA
- the mazF gene encoding endoribonuclease MazF, whose product MTAMGYVPDRGEVVWLDFDPQAGHEHAGRRPAFVLSPRNYNKKTSLMLCCPITSQVKGYPFEVAVAGVTTVRGVILADQVKSLDWQVRRAEKGGRASREVLEEVILKVRAILEG is encoded by the coding sequence ATGACAGCGATGGGTTACGTTCCCGACAGAGGAGAGGTGGTATGGCTTGATTTCGATCCTCAGGCGGGGCACGAGCATGCCGGCCGGCGCCCAGCGTTCGTGCTGTCGCCGCGCAACTATAATAAGAAAACCAGCCTCATGCTCTGCTGCCCGATCACCTCACAGGTAAAGGGCTACCCGTTCGAGGTGGCAGTTGCTGGGGTTACCACTGTCCGGGGCGTCATATTGGCCGACCAGGTGAAATCATTGGACTGGCAAGTACGGCGAGCAGAGAAAGGCGGCAGGGCAAGTAGGGAAGTGCTCGAAGAAGTCATCCTAAAGGTTCGTGCCATTCTCGAAGGATAA
- a CDS encoding TetR/AcrR family transcriptional regulator: MEKTDCNRKLLEVATQLFSERGLHGVSIRELSQAAGTSISMISYHFGSKEGLYSAVLQQQFACFAEIHAIRQRVSDPVEMVESYLRWTFRRHRDNPYLLRFYTSELTNPTAFFSTLVMPVIDEVIVIMAQAIEEGKRQQKFREDVDPTNAALALAGMVNYFFLSSLATENLISHSPERDEELVQQYLKIFTSGVGAS, encoded by the coding sequence ATGGAAAAGACGGATTGCAACAGGAAGCTATTGGAGGTGGCCACGCAGCTCTTCTCCGAGCGGGGGCTGCACGGGGTCAGCATCAGGGAGTTGTCGCAGGCGGCGGGGACCAGCATCTCGATGATCTCCTACCACTTCGGGAGCAAGGAAGGGCTCTATTCGGCGGTGCTGCAGCAGCAGTTCGCCTGTTTCGCCGAGATCCATGCCATCAGGCAACGGGTGAGCGATCCCGTCGAGATGGTGGAGAGTTATCTGCGCTGGACCTTCCGCAGGCACCGGGACAACCCGTACCTGCTCCGGTTCTACACCAGCGAGCTGACCAACCCGACGGCGTTTTTCAGCACGCTGGTCATGCCGGTCATCGACGAGGTGATCGTAATCATGGCGCAGGCCATCGAGGAGGGGAAACGGCAGCAGAAGTTCCGGGAGGATGTGGACCCGACCAACGCGGCGCTGGCGCTGGCGGGGATGGTGAATTACTTCTTCTTGAGCAGCCTGGCCACCGAGAACCTGATCAGCCACTCGCCGGAGCGCGACGAGGAACTGGTGCAGCAATACCTGAAGATCTTCACCAGCGGGGTGGGTGCCAGCTGA
- a CDS encoding acetyl-CoA hydrolase/transferase C-terminal domain-containing protein: MSELHNRIRKSSLHSRITTVDQVIPLFKNGMNLGWSGFTPAGYPKAVPIALADHVEKNQLQGKLRFNLFIGASVGVETEDRWASLDMIDRRWPYQTGKNIQAGINDGRIRMGDKHLSMFAQDLGYGFYTKDNGGRLDLAIIECSAITENGDLVLTASCGAVPEIVQIADKIIIEINTSIPNFEGLHDIVEPIAPPNRLPYLICRVDDRAGSPYVRVDNDKIVAIVESDKPDNGRAFSEQDDTSEAIAAHIIDFFSAEVKAGRLPKNLLPLQSGVGSIANAVIGGLANGPFTGLKVWTEVLQDTMLDFFDSGKLDFASTVSLSFSVDGFKRFYGNWDKYSNKVMMRPLSIANHPEPIRRLGCIAMNTPVEFDIYAHANSTLVGGTRMINGIGGSGDFLRNAYLSIMHTPSARPTKTDPTGITCVVPHVPHVDHTEHDLDVLVTEQGLADLRGLDPKSRAKLIIQKCAHPDYKPLLADYFERAAHDCLGRKAGHEPQLLDRVFKMQVNLAKKGTMKIDNWDL; this comes from the coding sequence ATGTCCGAACTGCACAACAGGATCAGAAAGTCCAGCCTTCACTCCCGGATCACCACCGTCGACCAGGTCATTCCGCTGTTCAAAAACGGCATGAACCTCGGTTGGTCAGGCTTCACCCCCGCCGGCTATCCGAAAGCGGTACCGATCGCCCTCGCCGACCACGTCGAGAAGAACCAGCTGCAGGGAAAGCTGAGGTTCAACCTCTTCATCGGCGCCTCCGTCGGCGTCGAGACCGAGGACCGCTGGGCGTCTCTGGACATGATCGATCGCCGCTGGCCCTACCAGACCGGCAAGAACATCCAGGCCGGCATCAACGACGGGCGCATCCGCATGGGTGACAAGCACCTCTCCATGTTCGCCCAGGACCTGGGCTACGGCTTCTACACCAAGGACAACGGCGGCCGCCTCGACCTCGCCATCATCGAGTGCTCCGCCATCACCGAAAACGGCGACCTCGTCCTCACCGCCTCCTGCGGCGCCGTTCCCGAGATCGTCCAGATCGCCGACAAGATCATCATCGAGATCAACACCTCCATTCCCAACTTCGAGGGTCTGCACGACATCGTCGAACCGATCGCACCGCCCAACCGTCTGCCGTACCTCATCTGCCGCGTCGACGACCGCGCCGGTTCCCCCTACGTCCGCGTCGACAACGACAAGATCGTCGCCATCGTCGAATCCGACAAGCCGGATAACGGCCGCGCCTTCAGCGAGCAGGACGACACCTCGGAAGCCATCGCGGCGCACATCATCGACTTCTTCTCCGCCGAGGTGAAGGCCGGACGGCTCCCGAAGAACCTCCTGCCGCTGCAGTCGGGCGTCGGCTCCATCGCCAACGCCGTCATCGGCGGCCTGGCCAACGGCCCCTTCACCGGCCTCAAGGTCTGGACCGAGGTCCTGCAGGACACCATGCTCGACTTCTTCGACTCCGGCAAGCTCGACTTCGCCTCCACCGTCTCGCTCTCCTTCTCCGTGGACGGCTTCAAGCGTTTCTACGGCAACTGGGACAAGTACAGCAACAAGGTGATGATGCGTCCGCTCTCCATCGCCAACCACCCCGAGCCGATCCGCCGCCTGGGGTGCATCGCCATGAACACCCCGGTGGAGTTCGACATCTACGCCCACGCCAACTCCACCCTGGTCGGCGGCACCAGGATGATCAACGGCATCGGCGGCTCCGGCGACTTCTTGAGAAACGCCTACCTCTCCATCATGCACACGCCGTCCGCGCGCCCCACCAAGACCGACCCGACCGGCATCACCTGCGTCGTGCCGCACGTGCCGCACGTGGACCACACCGAGCATGACCTCGACGTCCTGGTCACCGAGCAGGGTCTCGCCGACCTGCGCGGGCTCGATCCCAAGAGCCGCGCCAAGCTCATCATCCAGAAGTGCGCGCACCCCGACTACAAGCCGCTGCTCGCCGACTACTTCGAGCGCGCAGCCCACGATTGCCTGGGCCGCAAGGCCGGTCACGAACCGCAGCTTCTGGACCGCGTCTTCAAGATGCAGGTGAACCTGGCCAAGAAGGGAACCATGAAGATCGACAACTGGGATCTGTAG
- a CDS encoding DUF3108 domain-containing protein, translating to MANIRPLMGALLALVLIAAPAAGFPVPERLVYEVTWSGIKAGLAVLEVTRQGEELRLTNTIRSTGVVAAFFKIDDRTESVITRAGKPAYYQEHKREGSYRAAREATFNFTTLKANSLDLLKKIEKTDAITPSTYDSLSSIYFIRSSELTPGQSISFDIYDTQRLWNTEVRVVQRQEIKTPLGKFKTVMVTSRLRHKGEVAKVGNATFWFTDDDRRVPVRITTTMKVGEVTLTLSGGLSP from the coding sequence ATGGCAAACATCCGTCCACTGATGGGCGCCCTCCTCGCCCTTGTTCTCATCGCCGCACCGGCCGCGGGCTTTCCCGTCCCGGAGCGCCTGGTGTACGAGGTGACCTGGTCGGGGATCAAGGCCGGCTTGGCAGTTCTCGAGGTCACTCGGCAAGGGGAGGAGCTTCGCCTCACCAACACCATCCGCTCGACCGGCGTCGTGGCCGCCTTCTTCAAGATCGATGACCGGACCGAATCCGTTATCACCCGCGCCGGCAAGCCTGCCTATTACCAGGAGCACAAGCGGGAGGGGAGCTACCGGGCCGCGCGGGAGGCGACCTTCAACTTCACCACGCTCAAGGCCAACAGCCTCGACCTCCTGAAAAAGATCGAAAAGACCGACGCCATCACCCCCAGCACCTACGACAGCCTCTCCAGCATCTACTTCATCCGCAGCAGCGAGTTGACCCCGGGGCAGTCCATCTCCTTCGACATCTACGACACCCAGCGCCTGTGGAACACCGAGGTCCGGGTGGTGCAGCGGCAGGAGATAAAGACGCCACTGGGAAAATTCAAAACCGTCATGGTTACGTCCCGGTTGAGGCACAAGGGAGAGGTCGCCAAGGTCGGCAACGCCACCTTCTGGTTCACCGACGACGATCGCAGGGTCCCGGTGAGGATCACCACCACCATGAAAGTGGGCGAGGTCACCCTGACCTTGTCCGGAGGGCTCTCACCTTAG